The Chrysemys picta bellii isolate R12L10 chromosome 12, ASM1138683v2, whole genome shotgun sequence genome has a segment encoding these proteins:
- the LOC101933891 gene encoding uncharacterized protein LOC101933891, translating into MGSLQKTAVRLLFLSVSSSASHSQFASFICSDVKTEYDKTAAISCIGNTKITNVVVKRCESCNEQNSCLETIINTWNGNYSSENGRIRLVLQHNVSEVQIQEVKATDQSSYQWYLHFDNGEGNRCTNLEVTAPEIEPDFTRNGRKLACLSSIGHRQRQIHWFDGHGTNLTGSASLVSEEAEGGLTSLTSTLHEKPTLTASEYCCTVLYDVYTKRNKTKCLSAHKAVTDYLHFTSTPDQEILKTMEAQEIPKTMEEHIPIILVLIVLVLCCFAAVLYYRHRQRAMARGSFADLLRTLLPILRQHEKAEEKAPNQECDV; encoded by the exons ATGGGCTCCCTCCAGAAAACAGCCGTCCGCCTCCTGTTCCTGTCCGTTTCCTCAAGTGCCTCCCACAGCC AATTTGCAAGCTTCATCTGCAGTGATGTCAAGACTGAATATGACAAAACAGCGGCAATTTCATGCATTGGCAACACAAAGATTACAAACGTGGTAGTTAAGCGCTGTGAAAGTTGTAATGAACAGAACTCGTGCTTAGAAACTATTATTAACACGTGGAATGGAAATTATTCCAGTGAAAACGGAAGAATTCGGTTGGTGCTACAGCACAACGTTTCTGAAGTGCAAATACAGGAAGTAAAAGCAACTGATCAAAGCAGTTATCAATGGTATCTTCATTTTGACAATGGGGAAGGCAATAGATGTACCAACCTTGAGGTTACAG CTCCTGAAATTGAGCCTGACTTCACTAGGAATGGAAGAAAGCTCGCCTGTCTGTCATCTATAGGGCATCGACAAAGGCAGATCCATTGGTTTGATGGCCACGGGACTAACCTGACAGGCAGTGCAAGCCTGGTATCTGAGGAAGCAGAAGGTGGTTTAACCAGCCTTACCAGCACTCTCCATGAGAAACCCACCTTAACTGCCTCCGAGTATTGCTGCACTGTGCTGTATGATGTGTACACCAAGAGAAACAAAACCAAGTGCCTTAGTGCCCACAAAGCAGTCACTGATTACCTTCATTTTACTTCAACCCCAG atcaggaAATTCTGAAGACCATGGAAGCTCAGGAAATTCCAAAGACCATGGAAGAGCACATTCCCATCATTCTAGTGCTCATCGTTCTGGTTCTCTGCTGTTTTGCAGCTGTTCTATACTACAGGCACCGCCAGCGAG CAATGGCCAGAGGGAGTTTTGCAGACCTATTAAGGACCCTCCTTCCAATTTTGAGACAAC ATGAAAAAGCAGAAGAAAAGGCACCTAACCAAGAATGTGACGTGTGA